The genomic segment ATAGCCGCCGTAGAGGGCGATTCCGAAGATGGCGAGCGCCTCGGCCACCACCACGGCCCGCCGGCGCCGACCCGGATGCGGTGTGCCGCGCGGTGCGACGATCGCCACCGACGACAGCCCCAGCAGAATCGGCACCACCTTCTCGAAGGAGTCCGCCGGCGTGGTCAGCAGAAGTGCCGCGCCGGCGGCGCCGCCGGCAATCGTCACCGGCGCCATGCGCGCGATGAAGCGGCCCTGACCGACCAGTTCGGGTCGCGATCCCCACGCCGAGCCGACGCCGTTGAACACCAGGGCCACCGTGTTGGTCACGTTCGCCGTCACCGGCGGAAGCCCCACTGCCAGCAGGGCCGGATAGGTGGCCACCGATGCCAGGCCGGCGATGCTGCCCGTCAAACCCCCGAGCACACCGGCGATCAGCAAGGTGACGGCGTCCAGTGCGCTCAGGTGCGAGCCTTCCTCTAGCGATGTGTCAGTGCCCGCAGGAAGAAGATCAGGTTGGCGGGGCGTTCGGCAAGTCGGCGCACGAAGTACCCGTACCACTGCGTGCCGAACGGAACGTACACCCGAACCCGGTTGCCCGCGACGGCCAGCCGGCGCTGCTCGTCGTCGCGAATACCGTAGAGCATCTGGTATTCGAATCGATCTGCGCCTCGGCCGAATTCGCGCGCCATCTCCCCGGCCGCGGTGATCACCACGGGATCGTGCGAGGCGACCATCGGATACCCGGCGCCCGCCATCAGCGTGCGCAGGCATCGCAGGTAGGACTCGGTGACCTCACCGGCGTCGCGGTAAGCCACCGACGCCGGCTCGTCGTAGGCGCCCTTGCACAACCGGATCCGCGCACCGGCCGCCGCGAACTCGGCACAGTCGACCTCGCTGCGCTTGAGGTAGGCCTGCAGAACCGTTCCCAGCCAATCGAACTCGGTGCGCAACTCCCGCACGGTCGCCAACGTCGAGTCGGTGGTGGTGTGATCCTCGGCGTCGATGGTGACCCACGCGCCGACCTGCTGCGCCCGCTGGCAGATCGTGTGCGCGTTCTCGAACGCGATCTTGTCGCCGTCTTTTGGCAGCGCCTGGCCCAGCGCGGACAGTTTGAGCGACACCTCCAGCGGACGGATAGTCGCGGCATTCTCGGCCCGGGCGCCCAATGCGTCGAGCAGATGCAGGTAGGCCTGCACGGTGGCCTCGGCCGCGTCCGCGTCGGTGACGTCCTCACCCAGGTAGTCGATGCTGACCATGCGTTTGGAGTCGCGCAGCACGCCCACCGCGGCCAGTGCGTCGTCTGTCGTCTCCCCTGGCACGAATCGGCCCACCACGTCGCGCGCGATCGGCAGGCGTTGCATGTTGTGCTGCAACCGGTTTGAACGGCCGGCCGCCAGGATCGCCGGGCGAGCGACCCGGTTGAACAGGCCGCTCATCAGTCCGCCGCCATATGCGGATAAGTGTGATTGGTCGGCGGGACGAACGTCTCCTTGATCGAGCGCGCTGACGTCCAGCGCAGCAGGTTCAGCGGGGAGCCGGCCTTGTCGTTGGTGCCCGACGCCCGCGACCCGCCGAACGGCTGCTGCCCGACGACGGCGCCGGTCGGCTTGTCGTTGACGTAGAAGTTGCCCGCGGCGAAGCGCAACCGGTCGGCCGCCGCCTGGACGGCGGCCCGGTCGTCCGCGATCACCGCACCGGTCAGCGCGTAGCGCGAGCCGCCGTCGACGACGTCGAGAACCGCGTCGAACTCGTCGTCGGGGTAGACGTGGACGGCCAGGATCGGGCCGAAGTACTCGGTAGAGAACGCCTCGTCGCTGGGATCGTCGGACAACAGAACGGTGGGGCGGACGAAATAGCCTTCGCTGTCGTCACATTCGCCGCCGACGGCGATGGTGATATGAGGCCCGCACTTCGCTCTTTCCAAAGCCCGAGCATTCTTGGCGAAGGCACGGCCATCGATGACGGCGCCACCGTAGTTCGACAGGTCGGTGACGTCGCCGTAGGTCAAAGCCTCTGTGGCGCCGAGGAACTCGTCACCCATCGTCTGCCACACCGATCGCGGGATGAACGCCCGCGACGCGGCCGAACACTTCTGCCCCTGATAGTCGAACGCCCCGCGAATCAGCGCGGTGCGCAACACATCCGGGTTGGCCGAGCTGTGCGCGACCACGAAGTCCTTGCCGCCGGTCTCGCCCACCAGCCGCGGGTAGCTGTCGTAGTCGGTGATGCGGGACCCGACCTCACGCCACAGGTGCTGGAAGGTGGCGGTGGAACCGGTGAAGTGGATACCGGACAGCCGCCGGTCTGCCAGCACCACATCGGACACCGCGAACCCGTCGCCAGTGAGGAGATTGATCACCCCGGGCGGAAGGCCCGCCGCCTCGAGTAGCTGCATCGTCAGATAGGCCGCGAACGTCTGAGTGATCGACGGCTTCCACACCACGGTGTTGCCCATCAGCGCCGGCGCGGTCGGCAGGTTGGCGGCGATGGCGGTGAAGTTGAACGGGGTGACGGCATAGACGAAGCCGTCCAGCGGACGGTAGTCGGTGCGGTTCCAGACGCCCGGGCTGCTGATCGGCTGCTGGGCCAGGATCTGCCGGGCGAAAGCGACGTTGAAGCGCCAGAAGTCGACCAGCTCGCAGGGGGCGTCGATCTCGGCCTGATAGGCGGTCTTGGACTGGCCCAGCATGGTGGCCGCCGCGATCTTCTCCCGCCAGGGGCCGGCCAGCAGGTCGGCGGCGCGCAGGAACACCGCGGCGCGTTCGTCGAACGGGGTGGCGGCCCACTCGTGTTTGGCGGCCATCGCCGCGTCGACCGCCGCAGCGGCATCGGCTGCGGTGGCGTTGGACAGGCTGCCCAGCCGGGCGCTGTGCCGGTGCGGTTGCACCACGTCGATGCGCTCGCCGTCGCCAAGGCGGTGACGGCCGCCGACGACGTGGGGCAGGTCGATGGGATTGGTGGACAGATCGTGCAGGGCCGCGGTGAGGCGGTCCCGTTCGGCGGATCCAGGCGCGTAGTCGTGAACCGGCTCGTTGGCCGGCGCGGGAACTTCGGTGCGGGCGTCCATGCAGTTCAGGATGACGCGCCGGGCGGTCCAAACTGTTGGCTGATCAGCCAACAATTCGCACCTCGGCTAGTAGAATCGGACAACATGCGCGAGACCGGCGTCGGGCTGGGGCAGCTGGTGTTGGCCCTGGATGCCGCCCTGGTCCGGCTGGTCGAGGCACCACGCGGGTTGGACCGCCCGGTGCGCTCCGCCGCGTTGATCGACTCCGACGATGTGCGGCTTGGGCTGGCGGTCAGCGCCGGCTCGGCCGACGTGTTCTTCCTGCTCGGCATTTCCGACGCCGACGCACTGAGATGGCTGGACCGGCAGGTCGCCGCGCACGGCTCCCCCGCGGCGATCTTCGTCAAGCAACCGTCCGAGGCCGTCGTCACCCGCGCCGTCGAGGCGGGCGCGGCCGTCGTCGCCGTCGATCCCAAAGCCCGGTGGGAGCGGCTCTACCGGTTGGTCAACCACGTCTTCGAACACCGGCGAACCGACGCGGTCACCGATTCCGGCACGGATCTGTTCGCGCTCGCCCAGTCCATCGCCGACCGCACCCACGGCATGGTCAGCATCGAGGATGCGCAATCGCACGTGCTGGCCTACTCGGCGTCCAACGATGAGGCCGACGAGCTGCGGAGGCTGTCGATCCTGGGCCGGGCGGGCCCGCCCGAGCATCTGCAATGGATCGCCCAGTGGGGCATCTTCGACCGGCTCCGGGCGGCTGCCGACGTCGTGAGGGTCGACGAGCGGCCCGAGTTGGGGCTGCGGCCGCGGCTGGCGATCGGCATCCACCGGCAAGGCGCACCCGGATACGACGGCACCATCTGGCTGCAGCAGGGCACCCGGCCGCTGGCCGACGACGCCGAGGAGGTGCTGCGCGGCGCGGCGGTGCTGGCGGCCCGGATCATGGCCCGACTGGCTGCCCGGCCGTCGGCGCACTCGTTGGCCGTGCAGCAACTGCTCGGGCTGGCCGACGCCGACGACGCGGACGTCGCCGCGCTGGCCCGCGAGCTTCGCCTACCGCTCGACGGACGCGCCGCCGTGATCGGCTTTGTCGGCGCCGATGCCCAAGCTCGGGTTGCCGACGTACTGGCGTTGAGCGCCAGCGCTTTTCGCCCGGATGCGCAAGTGGCCGCCAACGGATCCCGGGTCTACGTCCTACTGCCGGACTCCGGGCGCACCGCCGCGGTGGTGTCGTGGATCCGCGGCACCATCGGCGCGCTGCGCGCCGAACTCGGACTGGACCTGCATGCGGTGATCGCCGCCCCGATCGCCGGGCTGGCCGCGGTCGCCGCCGCCCGCCGCGAGATCGACCGCGTCTTCGACAGCGCCGCACGCCACCCGGTGTTCGGTCAGGTCACCTCGCTGGCCGAGGCCCGCACCACGGTGCTGCTCGACGAGATCGTCACACTCGTCGCCGCCGATGCCCGCCTGGTGGATCCGCGGGTGCGCGGACTCCGGGACACCGAGCCGATTCTGGCCGAGACGCTGCGGGTGTATCTGGACAGCTTCGGCGACGTGGCGGCCGCCGCGGCGGCGCTGCATGTCCACCCCAACACCGTCCGCTACCGGGTACGCCGCCTTGAACAGGTACTTTCCACCTCACTGAGCGATCCCGACGTCCGGCTACTACTGTCACTAAGCCTGCGGGCAACCGCCTGATCGGCACCGTCAAGCAGCCGCGCCGCAGTTGTCGAGAAATTTTTTGACGAACCTGGTAACACTGTTGCATCTGTTGCCGATGAGGCTTTTGTCATGACTGGCTGTGAGGCCCGTCACGACACCAGAAACCTCGGTGAACCGGGCCCCCCGATCACCGTCGAACCACTGAGCACAAGGGGTCAGCATGAAATACGTGGGTCGAGTGCTGGTGGCGATGATCGCCGCCGTCGCGGCGTTGTTCGTCGGGACAGGCACCTCGCACGCAGGTTTGGATAACGAGCTGAGTCTGGTTGACGGCGGTGGCCGCACGATGACGGTTCAGCAGTGGGACACCTTCCTCAATGGTGTGTTCCCCCTGGACCGCAACCGGCTCACCCGTGAGTGGTTCCACTCCGGCAAGGCCGTCTACAGCGTGGTTGGCCCGGGTGCCGATGAGTTCGCGGGCACCTTGGAGCTGGGCTACCAGGTCGGCTTCCCGTGGTCACTCGGTGTGGGTATCAACTTCAGCTACACCACCCCCAACATCCTGCTCGACGATGTGAGCATCTCGCCGACCAACTTCAACCCGCTGGGCTCGGTGATCACCCCGAACCTGTTCCCGGGTGTGTCGATCAGCGCCGACCTGGGCAACGGCCCCGGTATCCAGGAAGTCGCCACCTTCTCCGTCGACGTCTCGGGCCCCAACGGCTCGGTCGCGGTGGCCAACGCCCACGGCACCGTCACCGGCGCCGCCGGCGGCGTGCTGCTGCGGCCCTTCGCCCGCCTGATCTCCAAGGCCGGCGACAGCGTCACCACCTACGGCGAACCCTGGAACATGAACTGACGGTTCGTCTCTGACCCCCGCTTGGGTGGAGCGGCTGGCTCAGGCCAGCCGCTCCGCCGCGGCGGCGATACGTTCGTCCGTCGCGGTCAGAGCCACCCGAACGTGCTGAGCGCCCCGGGCCCCGTAGAACTCGCCGGGGGCGACGAGGATGCCACGCTCGGCCAGCCACGCCAGCGTCGTCCGGCACGGTTCGCCCCGAGTGGCCCACAGATACAGACCCGCCTCGGAGTGGTCGACAGTGAAGCCCGCCGACCGCATCGCGGCCAGCATGACCTCGCGGCGGCGCGCATAGCGCTGCCGCTGTTCGAGTTCATGGGCATCGTCGTCGAGAGCGGCCACCATCGCCGCCTGGATGGGGCCCGGCACCATCATCCCGGCGTGCTTGCGCACCTCTAGCAGCTCGGCGACGACCTCGGGATCCCCGGCGACGAACCCGGCGCGATATCCCGCCAGCGACGAGCTCTTCGACAGCGAGTGCACGGCCAGTAGACCGGTGTGGTCGCCGTCGCTGACCGAGGGATGCAGCACCGAGGTCGGCTCTTCTTCCCAGGCCAGTCCCAGATAGCACTCGTCGGACACCACGAGCGTGCCGCGCTCGCGGGCCCACTCGACGACCTTGCGGAGGTGGTCGCGGCCCAGCACCTTGCCGGTCGGGTTGCTCGGCGAGTTGATGAACACGACGGCGGGCGACTCCGGGCCGAGTTGGGTCACCGAGTCGGCCGGGATGACGCGTGCGCCGGCCAGCCGCGCAGCGACGTCGTAGGTCGGATAGGCCAGCTCAGGAACGACGACCAAGTCGTCGGCGCCCAAGCCCAGCAGAGTCGG from the Mycolicibacterium crocinum genome contains:
- the dapC gene encoding succinyldiaminopimelate transaminase; protein product: MRVRQRPVSRTLPVFPWDTLAEVTATARAHPGGIVDLSVGTPVDDVAEVIRAALAAASSAPGYPTTAGTPALRASAVAALDRRYGITGLPERAVLPVIGTKELIAWLPTLLGLGADDLVVVPELAYPTYDVAARLAGARVIPADSVTQLGPESPAVVFINSPSNPTGKVLGRDHLRKVVEWARERGTLVVSDECYLGLAWEEEPTSVLHPSVSDGDHTGLLAVHSLSKSSSLAGYRAGFVAGDPEVVAELLEVRKHAGMMVPGPIQAAMVAALDDDAHELEQRQRYARRREVMLAAMRSAGFTVDHSEAGLYLWATRGEPCRTTLAWLAERGILVAPGEFYGARGAQHVRVALTATDERIAAAAERLA
- a CDS encoding sulfite exporter TauE/SafE family protein translates to MSALDAVTLLIAGVLGGLTGSIAGLASVATYPALLAVGLPPVTANVTNTVALVFNGVGSAWGSRPELVGQGRFIARMAPVTIAGGAAGAALLLTTPADSFEKVVPILLGLSSVAIVAPRGTPHPGRRRRAVVVAEALAIFGIALYGGYFGAAAGVLFLALLLNAGADSLAHANAAKNILLGLANCVAAVVFAVFAPVHWLAVVPLGAGCLIGSRLGPIIVRHAPGTPLRILIGVAGLVLAVKLGFDAY
- a CDS encoding PucR family transcriptional regulator, whose protein sequence is MRETGVGLGQLVLALDAALVRLVEAPRGLDRPVRSAALIDSDDVRLGLAVSAGSADVFFLLGISDADALRWLDRQVAAHGSPAAIFVKQPSEAVVTRAVEAGAAVVAVDPKARWERLYRLVNHVFEHRRTDAVTDSGTDLFALAQSIADRTHGMVSIEDAQSHVLAYSASNDEADELRRLSILGRAGPPEHLQWIAQWGIFDRLRAAADVVRVDERPELGLRPRLAIGIHRQGAPGYDGTIWLQQGTRPLADDAEEVLRGAAVLAARIMARLAARPSAHSLAVQQLLGLADADDADVAALARELRLPLDGRAAVIGFVGADAQARVADVLALSASAFRPDAQVAANGSRVYVLLPDSGRTAAVVSWIRGTIGALRAELGLDLHAVIAAPIAGLAAVAAARREIDRVFDSAARHPVFGQVTSLAEARTTVLLDEIVTLVAADARLVDPRVRGLRDTEPILAETLRVYLDSFGDVAAAAAALHVHPNTVRYRVRRLEQVLSTSLSDPDVRLLLSLSLRATA
- a CDS encoding proline dehydrogenase family protein, which codes for MSGLFNRVARPAILAAGRSNRLQHNMQRLPIARDVVGRFVPGETTDDALAAVGVLRDSKRMVSIDYLGEDVTDADAAEATVQAYLHLLDALGARAENAATIRPLEVSLKLSALGQALPKDGDKIAFENAHTICQRAQQVGAWVTIDAEDHTTTDSTLATVRELRTEFDWLGTVLQAYLKRSEVDCAEFAAAGARIRLCKGAYDEPASVAYRDAGEVTESYLRCLRTLMAGAGYPMVASHDPVVITAAGEMAREFGRGADRFEYQMLYGIRDDEQRRLAVAGNRVRVYVPFGTQWYGYFVRRLAERPANLIFFLRALTHR
- the pruA gene encoding L-glutamate gamma-semialdehyde dehydrogenase; protein product: MDARTEVPAPANEPVHDYAPGSAERDRLTAALHDLSTNPIDLPHVVGGRHRLGDGERIDVVQPHRHSARLGSLSNATAADAAAAVDAAMAAKHEWAATPFDERAAVFLRAADLLAGPWREKIAAATMLGQSKTAYQAEIDAPCELVDFWRFNVAFARQILAQQPISSPGVWNRTDYRPLDGFVYAVTPFNFTAIAANLPTAPALMGNTVVWKPSITQTFAAYLTMQLLEAAGLPPGVINLLTGDGFAVSDVVLADRRLSGIHFTGSTATFQHLWREVGSRITDYDSYPRLVGETGGKDFVVAHSSANPDVLRTALIRGAFDYQGQKCSAASRAFIPRSVWQTMGDEFLGATEALTYGDVTDLSNYGGAVIDGRAFAKNARALERAKCGPHITIAVGGECDDSEGYFVRPTVLLSDDPSDEAFSTEYFGPILAVHVYPDDEFDAVLDVVDGGSRYALTGAVIADDRAAVQAAADRLRFAAGNFYVNDKPTGAVVGQQPFGGSRASGTNDKAGSPLNLLRWTSARSIKETFVPPTNHTYPHMAAD
- a CDS encoding MspA family porin is translated as MKYVGRVLVAMIAAVAALFVGTGTSHAGLDNELSLVDGGGRTMTVQQWDTFLNGVFPLDRNRLTREWFHSGKAVYSVVGPGADEFAGTLELGYQVGFPWSLGVGINFSYTTPNILLDDVSISPTNFNPLGSVITPNLFPGVSISADLGNGPGIQEVATFSVDVSGPNGSVAVANAHGTVTGAAGGVLLRPFARLISKAGDSVTTYGEPWNMN